In Frondihabitans sp. PAMC 28766, a genomic segment contains:
- a CDS encoding ABC transporter permease yields MSAVETRTDERRTGGEPRRRQTWLTELLRRPAGVGAGVWILLLVASAIVSSFWTPHDPFATNPYAAWQGPSAAHLFGTDSIGRDIFSYVFAATRTTLIVSVLAGALASLVGIGLAALGSLTARWVREGTAVLLDILIAFPVILIAMLLSSILGGSLGVVIASVGIGFGVNIARVSRGEVRRVRGTDYVLAARASGLSSPGVLMRHILPNVAPVFIVQLSLAMATSILSEAGLSYLGYGASASTASWGRLLNDLQVYIAIHPGSVVWPGAAITLSVLAFNLLGDALREATDPQLRRGRRRS; encoded by the coding sequence GTGAGCGCGGTCGAGACTCGGACCGACGAGAGACGGACGGGCGGAGAGCCCCGCCGTCGGCAGACGTGGCTCACCGAGCTGCTGCGGCGGCCGGCCGGGGTCGGCGCCGGCGTCTGGATCCTGCTGCTCGTCGCGTCGGCGATCGTGTCGAGCTTCTGGACCCCGCACGACCCGTTCGCGACGAACCCGTACGCGGCGTGGCAGGGGCCCTCGGCGGCGCACCTCTTCGGCACGGACAGCATCGGCCGTGACATCTTCAGCTACGTCTTCGCCGCCACGCGCACGACACTGATCGTGTCGGTGCTTGCCGGCGCGCTGGCGTCGCTCGTCGGGATCGGCCTGGCAGCCCTCGGGTCGCTCACGGCGCGCTGGGTGCGCGAGGGCACCGCGGTGCTGCTCGACATCCTGATCGCCTTCCCCGTGATTTTGATCGCGATGCTGCTCTCGTCGATCCTCGGCGGCTCGCTCGGCGTCGTGATCGCCTCGGTCGGGATCGGCTTCGGCGTCAACATCGCTCGGGTCTCGCGTGGCGAGGTGCGGCGGGTGCGCGGCACCGATTACGTGCTCGCGGCGAGAGCGAGCGGGCTGTCGTCGCCCGGAGTGCTGATGCGGCACATCCTGCCCAACGTCGCCCCGGTCTTCATCGTGCAGCTGTCGCTGGCGATGGCGACGTCGATCCTGTCGGAGGCCGGGCTGTCGTATCTCGGCTATGGCGCCTCGGCGTCCACGGCGTCGTGGGGCCGGCTGCTGAACGACCTGCAGGTCTATATCGCCATCCACCCGGGCAGCGTGGTCTGGCCGGGAGCGGCGATCACGCTGAGCGTGCTGGCGTTCAACCTGCTCGGCGACGCGCTGCGCGAAGCCACCGACCCGCAGCTCCGGCGTGGAAGGCGGCGCTCATGA